The following proteins are co-located in the Flammeovirga kamogawensis genome:
- a CDS encoding TraR/DksA family transcriptional regulator has product MAVEKIRYSAEDLKEFETLLNEKLEKTINELEHLKHSIKKDTSGHDSNHSGGKTLEDGADAFEKEQLNQLAARSMKYKMQLEKALVRIKTGTYGVCIDTGNLISKERLMAVPHTQHSIEAKLKRN; this is encoded by the coding sequence ATGGCTGTTGAAAAAATACGATATTCTGCTGAAGATTTAAAAGAATTTGAAACGCTTTTAAATGAAAAACTAGAAAAAACTATTAACGAATTAGAACACCTAAAACACTCGATCAAAAAAGATACAAGTGGTCACGATTCTAATCATTCTGGAGGTAAAACTTTAGAAGATGGAGCAGATGCATTTGAAAAGGAGCAACTTAATCAATTAGCTGCTCGATCAATGAAATATAAAATGCAACTTGAGAAAGCGCTTGTTAGAATTAAGACAGGAACTTATGGTGTTTGTATTGATACTGGTAACCTAATCTCAAAAGAAAGGCTAATGGCAGTGCCTCATACGCAACATTCAATTGAAGCAAAATTGAAGAGAAACTAA
- the purU gene encoding formyltetrahydrofolate deformylase, producing MDQATATTSKTAILLMHCPDQKGIISHITLFIHENQGNIIYLDQYVDRVEKRFYMRVEFEIDQFNIPEEKIYDYFETLLAKKYAMTFNLYFNDRKPRMALFVTKMSHCLYDILSRTDSGELKVEIPMIISNHVHLKKVADKFNIPFYHFEMNKENKVEQEKAQLELMKKHDINFVVLARYMQILSSDFIESYPNKIINIHHSFLPAFVGAKPYHAAHERGVKIIGATSHYVTTDLDAGPIIEQDVAKVSHKDTVKELIRKGKDLEKIVLSRAIYQHVNRKLMAYKNKTIIFD from the coding sequence ATGGATCAGGCGACAGCAACAACATCAAAAACCGCAATTTTATTAATGCACTGCCCCGACCAAAAGGGGATTATATCACATATCACTTTATTTATTCATGAGAATCAAGGTAATATTATTTACTTAGATCAATATGTTGATAGAGTTGAGAAAAGATTCTATATGCGTGTAGAATTCGAAATAGATCAATTTAATATTCCAGAAGAAAAAATATACGATTATTTCGAAACATTATTGGCAAAGAAATACGCTATGACTTTCAATTTGTATTTCAACGATAGAAAACCAAGAATGGCACTGTTTGTTACAAAAATGTCGCATTGTTTATACGATATTTTGTCAAGAACTGATTCTGGTGAATTAAAGGTTGAAATACCAATGATTATTAGTAATCATGTACACTTGAAAAAAGTGGCAGATAAATTTAATATTCCTTTTTATCATTTCGAAATGAATAAAGAGAATAAAGTTGAGCAAGAAAAAGCACAACTTGAATTAATGAAAAAGCATGATATTAATTTTGTTGTTTTAGCTAGGTATATGCAAATACTTTCTTCTGATTTTATTGAAAGTTACCCTAATAAAATTATTAACATACACCATTCTTTCCTTCCTGCTTTTGTAGGGGCTAAACCTTACCATGCTGCTCATGAAAGAGGTGTTAAGATTATTGGTGCGACATCACATTATGTAACAACCGATTTAGATGCAGGTCCAATTATTGAACAGGATGTAGCTAAAGTTAGTCATAAGGATACTGTTAAAGAATTAATTAGAAAAGGAAAAGACCTTGAAAAAATAGTTCTTTCAAGAGCAATATATCAGCATGTCAATAGGAAATTGATGGCTTATAAAAATAAGACAATTATTTTTGATTAA
- a CDS encoding bifunctional nuclease family protein, translated as MNKVRLEILGLSASHTSHGSFALVLGEKHGNRRLPIIIGMFEAQAIALEIEKISSNRPMTHDLFKSFALKLGASINHIQISNLKEGVFFADIHIITAEGEEIVLDSRPSDAVAIGIRFNAPIYVFENIMEEAGIQVEELEQDEMDHIDDELEEEDDDELEIEDFEGIEDEEEEEVAETTPVGSDSDSIASLTVEQLNSLLKKAIDNEDYMKAAEIRDEISKRG; from the coding sequence TTGAACAAAGTAAGATTAGAAATATTAGGGCTTTCCGCAAGCCATACTTCCCATGGTTCATTTGCCTTGGTTTTAGGAGAAAAGCACGGGAATAGAAGATTACCCATTATTATTGGTATGTTTGAAGCACAAGCTATTGCTTTAGAAATTGAGAAGATTTCTTCAAACCGACCTATGACTCACGATTTATTCAAAAGTTTTGCATTAAAATTAGGTGCATCAATTAATCACATTCAAATTTCTAATTTGAAAGAGGGTGTGTTTTTTGCTGACATCCATATTATAACTGCAGAAGGTGAAGAAATAGTGTTAGACTCTAGACCTTCTGATGCTGTTGCTATTGGTATTCGTTTTAATGCTCCTATCTATGTTTTCGAAAACATCATGGAAGAAGCAGGAATTCAAGTTGAAGAACTTGAACAAGATGAAATGGATCATATAGATGATGAATTAGAGGAAGAAGATGATGATGAATTAGAAATTGAAGATTTCGAAGGCATTGAAGACGAAGAAGAAGAGGAAGTTGCAGAAACAACACCTGTAGGAAGTGATTCTGATTCTATTGCTTCTTTAACTGTTGAGCAATTAAATTCTTTATTAAAGAAAGCTATTGATAATGAAGATTATATGAAAGCAGCCGAAATTAGAGATGAAATTTCTAAAAGAGGTTAA
- a CDS encoding NTP transferase domain-containing protein, which produces MQESDLSRPTVGRFCRTEIAFLGTTSGKIKELSFMLSEILSQKWNIGYIDCDHQNSELEKELGADSRSALNHKARIELIDKITFSRIDYRKALTVTDRHVELNDIDVALINGNHFKASKQILIIDKENSTKLYRKLNRLSNLLCIIYAENTSKEDIPEILLERIPNILHKPSFEIEKIHGIAQFFENILSASVPKINGLLLAGGKSKRMGGKDKAKINYHGKEQRFHMKELMMKYTNATFMSCRPQQLEDFSDQMNLLPDTFLGLGPFGALLTAFRHNPNAAWMTVAVDLPFVDDNTILHLIQQRDPSKIATLYKAKNTGSPQPLLGIWEPRAYLKLLQALAFGKNSLREVLEDVNIKLIEPLSEHTLSEVDTMDELDIAIKQLSQQNSI; this is translated from the coding sequence ATGCAGGAGAGTGATTTATCGCGACCAACAGTAGGTCGTTTTTGTAGAACGGAGATCGCCTTTTTAGGAACAACTTCAGGGAAGATAAAAGAGTTGTCTTTTATGCTTTCAGAAATATTATCTCAAAAGTGGAATATTGGCTATATTGATTGTGACCACCAGAATTCAGAACTTGAAAAAGAATTAGGTGCTGACTCTAGAAGTGCATTAAATCATAAAGCAAGAATTGAGTTAATTGATAAAATAACCTTCTCAAGAATTGATTACAGAAAGGCACTTACTGTAACCGATAGGCATGTAGAATTAAACGATATTGATGTAGCATTAATAAATGGAAATCATTTTAAAGCATCAAAACAGATATTAATTATTGATAAAGAAAACTCAACAAAACTTTATCGAAAATTAAATAGGCTAAGTAATCTCTTATGTATTATTTATGCCGAAAACACTTCTAAAGAAGATATACCAGAGATTCTATTAGAAAGGATTCCAAATATTTTACATAAGCCTTCTTTTGAAATTGAGAAAATTCATGGAATTGCTCAATTTTTTGAGAATATCTTATCTGCCAGTGTTCCAAAAATAAATGGTTTACTTTTGGCTGGTGGGAAAAGTAAAAGAATGGGTGGTAAAGATAAAGCTAAGATCAATTACCACGGTAAAGAGCAGCGTTTTCACATGAAGGAATTGATGATGAAATACACAAATGCTACTTTTATGTCTTGTAGACCTCAACAGTTAGAAGATTTTTCAGACCAAATGAATCTCCTACCCGATACATTCTTAGGGTTAGGACCATTTGGTGCTTTATTAACTGCATTTAGACATAATCCAAATGCAGCATGGATGACAGTAGCCGTTGATTTACCATTCGTAGATGACAATACAATTCTACACTTAATTCAGCAACGTGATCCATCTAAGATCGCCACTTTATATAAAGCCAAAAATACAGGTTCACCCCAACCTCTTTTAGGTATTTGGGAACCTAGAGCATATTTAAAATTATTACAAGCATTAGCTTTTGGTAAAAATTCTCTAAGAGAAGTTCTTGAAGATGTAAATATTAAACTAATTGAACCCCTCTCTGAGCATACTTTAAGCGAAGTTGATACTATGGATGAGCTAGATATTGCAATAAAACAACTAAGTCAGCAAAATTCGATTTAG
- the greA gene encoding transcription elongation factor GreA, with amino-acid sequence MSKATYYTSEGLQKLADELKDLKTKGRADIAKQIAEATDKGDLSENAEYDAAKDAQGHLEAKIANLANLIANARIIDESKLDASKVGILSKVTIKVPTGAKMEYMLVSAKEANVRENKISIDSPIAQGLLGKKVGEIAEIKTPRGIMKFEVLEISL; translated from the coding sequence ATGTCTAAGGCAACATATTATACAAGTGAAGGTCTTCAGAAGTTGGCTGATGAACTTAAAGATCTAAAAACAAAGGGTAGAGCTGATATTGCAAAACAAATTGCTGAGGCTACAGATAAAGGCGATTTAAGCGAGAATGCTGAATATGATGCAGCAAAAGATGCTCAAGGGCATTTAGAAGCTAAAATCGCAAACCTTGCTAATTTAATTGCAAATGCACGAATTATTGATGAATCAAAGTTAGATGCATCAAAAGTGGGTATCCTTAGTAAAGTAACAATCAAAGTTCCTACAGGCGCTAAGATGGAGTACATGTTAGTTTCTGCAAAAGAAGCAAATGTTAGAGAAAATAAAATTTCAATTGATTCTCCAATTGCTCAAGGATTATTGGGTAAAAAAGTTGGCGAAATTGCTGAAATTAAAACACCACGTGGAATAATGAAATTTGAAGTTCTTGAAATTTCACTTTAG
- a CDS encoding TonB-dependent receptor, with amino-acid sequence MLKSLKLSILLFFTFVSFFSISNELKAQTATLRGVVMDSLGNPIKSALVQEGSTNSNFYLTNDKGAYILTIPSDSTVTIFFNHPSFSPRAFQVALYKDEIKTLDTKLFKQIYQLSEVKIIDSREVETRDEAGTIYVKGEDLREIPVGYGEFTQQLVASGALGIASNNELSSDYSVRGGSFDENLVYVNNIEIYRPFIARAGQQEGLSFVNTNMVQEIEFSSGGWQSKYGDKLSSSLNIQYKKPLNFGGTLEASLLGGSLTLEGASKNKKHTAIVGARYKSTEYLLSTLQTQGEYKPKFGDVQSYFSFDLSGKDKYGKTYLDAILSYGVNRYSVFPSTRSTNFQTGEGVSNLTIAFEGKEQLDYDTFQGGLKLIHNFNDNFSSNLITSAMITQERERSNLESGYRICDLDGTNSGINGCVTEKGLGGEYLYSRNTLKGKVFIVENRNELIHNDLFKTEFGVQVKFEDINDNLNEYSFLDSADYIISVEDQIKTTNSLQSQRYSAYAQTTYRSLNDKHAITLGVRGTFWSINQELNISPRVQYSFNPEWEKDFVFTFASGVYYQPPFYREMRRPDGTVNMDLKAQGSLHFMGGFDYNFKQWGRPFKLISEVYYKQLWNVVPYDVDNIRIRYSGENEGVAYAAGIDTRLSGEFIPGTQSWVSLSVMSTKEKIDGDPRGYIRRPTDQRVTFAMFFQDHLPNNPSMRMNLRFMYGSGLPFGPPDNPELRNSFSGGNDYMRLDVGLLKIIALNKHSENPNEEFMKNLSIGLEILNVLGNNNVISHTWVSTYDGTQYAVPNTLSQRFFNVKMILHL; translated from the coding sequence ATGCTTAAAAGCTTAAAGTTATCTATACTTCTTTTTTTTACATTTGTCTCTTTTTTTTCAATATCTAATGAGTTAAAAGCACAAACAGCAACGTTAAGAGGTGTTGTAATGGATTCTTTAGGAAATCCAATTAAATCAGCACTCGTGCAAGAAGGAAGCACAAATAGCAATTTTTATTTAACGAACGATAAAGGGGCATATATTCTTACTATTCCTTCAGATAGTACAGTTACCATCTTTTTTAACCATCCGTCGTTTTCGCCTAGAGCTTTTCAAGTCGCTCTTTATAAAGATGAAATCAAAACTTTAGATACAAAGTTATTCAAACAGATTTACCAACTATCTGAAGTTAAAATTATTGATTCTAGAGAGGTTGAAACAAGAGATGAAGCGGGTACTATTTATGTTAAAGGAGAAGATTTAAGAGAAATTCCTGTTGGTTATGGTGAATTTACTCAGCAACTTGTAGCTAGTGGTGCTTTAGGTATTGCCTCAAATAATGAGTTGTCATCAGATTATAGTGTTCGTGGTGGTAGCTTTGATGAAAATTTAGTTTATGTAAATAACATAGAAATTTATCGACCTTTTATTGCTAGAGCTGGTCAGCAGGAAGGTTTAAGTTTTGTGAACACTAACATGGTTCAAGAAATTGAGTTTTCTTCTGGTGGTTGGCAATCAAAATATGGTGATAAACTATCATCATCATTAAATATTCAATACAAAAAACCTCTAAATTTTGGAGGTACATTAGAAGCTTCATTACTAGGTGGTTCTCTTACCCTTGAAGGAGCATCAAAAAATAAAAAACATACCGCAATAGTTGGTGCTCGTTATAAATCAACGGAATACTTATTAAGTACACTTCAAACTCAAGGAGAATATAAACCGAAATTTGGCGATGTACAGTCTTATTTCAGTTTTGATTTATCAGGAAAAGACAAATATGGTAAAACATACCTAGATGCTATTTTATCTTATGGCGTTAATAGATACTCTGTTTTTCCAAGTACTAGAAGCACCAATTTTCAAACCGGAGAAGGTGTGAGTAATTTAACGATAGCTTTTGAAGGAAAAGAGCAGTTAGATTATGACACATTCCAAGGAGGATTAAAATTGATTCATAATTTCAATGACAATTTCTCATCGAACTTAATTACTTCTGCGATGATTACGCAAGAACGAGAACGTTCGAATTTAGAAAGTGGTTATAGAATATGTGATTTAGATGGTACAAACTCAGGTATAAACGGCTGTGTTACTGAAAAAGGTTTAGGGGGAGAATATTTATACTCTAGAAATACACTTAAAGGAAAGGTTTTTATTGTAGAAAACAGAAATGAATTAATACATAATGATCTTTTCAAAACAGAGTTTGGTGTTCAGGTAAAGTTTGAAGATATAAATGATAACCTTAACGAATATTCATTTTTAGATTCTGCTGATTATATTATCAGTGTAGAAGATCAAATCAAAACAACAAATTCGTTACAGTCTCAAAGGTATTCTGCATATGCTCAAACAACATATAGATCATTAAATGATAAGCATGCAATTACTCTTGGAGTAAGAGGAACTTTTTGGAGTATAAATCAAGAATTGAATATTAGTCCTAGAGTTCAATATTCTTTTAATCCTGAATGGGAAAAAGATTTTGTGTTCACGTTTGCCTCAGGTGTTTACTATCAACCTCCTTTTTATAGAGAAATGCGTAGACCGGATGGAACGGTAAACATGGACCTAAAGGCACAAGGCTCACTCCATTTTATGGGCGGGTTCGATTATAACTTTAAACAATGGGGACGTCCATTTAAGTTGATTTCTGAAGTTTATTACAAACAACTTTGGAACGTTGTACCTTATGATGTTGATAATATCAGAATTAGGTACTCAGGAGAAAACGAAGGCGTTGCTTACGCTGCAGGTATAGATACAAGGTTAAGTGGTGAATTCATCCCAGGAACTCAATCTTGGGTTTCTCTAAGTGTAATGAGTACTAAAGAAAAAATTGACGGTGATCCTAGAGGATATATTAGACGTCCGACAGATCAGAGAGTAACTTTCGCTATGTTCTTTCAAGATCATTTGCCAAATAATCCAAGTATGAGAATGAACCTTAGGTTTATGTATGGTTCTGGATTGCCGTTTGGCCCTCCTGATAACCCAGAATTAAGAAATTCTTTTAGTGGCGGTAATGATTATATGAGATTAGATGTAGGATTATTAAAAATAATAGCATTAAATAAGCATAGTGAAAACCCAAATGAAGAATTTATGAAGAATTTATCAATCGGGTTAGAAATTTTAAATGTTCTCGGAAATAATAATGTAATATCGCATACATGGGTCTCTACATATGACGGAACTCAATATGCTGTTCCAAATACTTTATCTCAGAGGTTTTTCAATGTGAAAATGATTTTGCACCTCTAG
- a CDS encoding GH3 auxin-responsive promoter family protein: protein MEILSTAFNWFSKRRMHQIEHFMTHPIDVQQNLFKDLISSAKNTEWGKKYGYQSINNIEQFATRVPISTYEDLSPYIERMMKGEQNILWSSKISEFSKSSGTTNQRSKFIPVSKEALEDCHYKAGKDLISIYLDNHPNTKIMFGKSLGIGGTYQKNDLNNESIFGDVSAIIMKNLPFWAEFMRAPEIKVALMDEWESKIELIADTTIDKNITSIAGVPTWTLILIERILEMTGKKTLIEVWPNLEVFWHGAVAFGPYRKTFKKLIGKDDMNFTDVYNASEGFFGIQDTTNDDEFLLLLDYGVFYEFIPMDEFNQEKAEVVQLSDVEIGKNYALLITTNAGLWRYQIGDTIRFTSKYPYRIKISGRTKHFINAFGEEVVIENAEAAIKAACAITNAEVRNFTAAPVYLEQGGKKGGHEWAIEFKHTPNDKALFIQTLDETLRKVNSDYDAKRYKDIALITPVVHFLEPRSFYNWMKKRGKLGGQNKVPRLANHREYLESLLSSI from the coding sequence ATGGAAATTTTATCTACTGCTTTTAATTGGTTTTCAAAACGTAGAATGCATCAGATAGAACATTTTATGACTCACCCAATTGATGTACAACAAAATCTCTTTAAAGATTTAATATCAAGTGCAAAAAATACAGAGTGGGGAAAAAAATATGGCTATCAATCTATTAATAACATTGAGCAGTTTGCTACTCGAGTACCAATTTCTACATATGAGGATTTAAGCCCTTACATAGAAAGAATGATGAAAGGTGAACAAAATATATTATGGTCATCAAAAATTTCTGAATTCTCGAAATCGTCAGGAACAACCAATCAAAGAAGCAAATTTATACCCGTATCAAAAGAAGCTTTAGAAGATTGCCATTATAAAGCTGGGAAAGATCTTATTTCTATTTATTTAGATAACCACCCAAACACTAAAATTATGTTTGGTAAAAGTTTAGGTATTGGAGGTACATATCAAAAAAACGACTTAAATAACGAAAGTATTTTTGGTGATGTATCTGCCATTATAATGAAAAACCTTCCCTTTTGGGCAGAATTTATGAGAGCACCTGAAATTAAAGTAGCTCTGATGGATGAATGGGAAAGTAAAATAGAGCTAATTGCTGATACTACTATTGATAAAAACATCACAAGTATTGCCGGAGTACCTACTTGGACGTTGATTTTAATAGAGCGTATTTTAGAAATGACAGGAAAGAAAACGCTAATAGAGGTTTGGCCCAATTTAGAAGTATTCTGGCATGGAGCAGTTGCATTTGGCCCTTATAGAAAAACATTCAAAAAATTAATTGGTAAAGACGACATGAACTTTACTGATGTCTATAATGCTTCTGAAGGTTTTTTTGGAATTCAAGATACTACCAATGATGATGAGTTTTTATTGTTATTGGATTATGGTGTTTTTTATGAATTTATTCCAATGGATGAATTCAATCAAGAAAAAGCTGAAGTAGTTCAGCTATCTGATGTTGAAATAGGTAAAAATTATGCACTACTAATTACTACTAATGCAGGTTTATGGAGGTATCAAATTGGAGATACAATACGATTTACATCTAAATACCCCTATCGAATAAAAATATCAGGAAGAACCAAACATTTTATCAATGCTTTTGGTGAAGAGGTTGTAATAGAAAATGCCGAAGCAGCAATAAAAGCAGCTTGTGCTATAACCAATGCTGAGGTTCGTAATTTTACTGCAGCTCCTGTGTATCTAGAACAAGGTGGTAAAAAAGGAGGACATGAATGGGCTATTGAATTTAAACATACACCAAATGATAAAGCTCTTTTTATTCAAACTTTAGATGAAACTTTACGAAAAGTGAATTCTGATTATGATGCAAAACGTTACAAAGATATTGCATTAATTACTCCAGTAGTCCATTTTCTAGAACCTAGGTCATTTTATAATTGGATGAAAAAAAGAGGAAAGTTAGGTGGGCAAAATAAAGTTCCTAGATTAGCAAATCATAGGGAATATTTGGAGTCTCTCCTATCTTCAATTTAA
- the lptB gene encoding LPS export ABC transporter ATP-binding protein, producing MILKADNLIKHYGKRTVVNDVSIKVEQGEIVGLLGPNGAGKTTCFYMIVGLIKPNNGEIHLDTENITKLPMYKRAQKGVGYLAQEPSVFRGLTVEENIMLPLEMEKISKEEKKQRVETLLNEFSLTHVRDNLGMSLSGGERRRTEIARTLSTNPSFVLLDEPFAGVDPIAVEEIQRIVYNLKKKNIGILITDHNVTETLSITDRVYILQSGVVFRDGTPEQLINDVEVRKAYFGEYAEYKKKDFSE from the coding sequence ATGATACTAAAAGCGGATAATCTAATAAAGCACTACGGAAAACGTACAGTAGTTAATGATGTTTCAATAAAAGTAGAACAAGGAGAGATTGTAGGTTTGTTAGGACCAAACGGTGCTGGTAAAACTACTTGTTTCTATATGATTGTTGGTTTAATTAAACCGAACAACGGAGAAATTCACCTTGACACTGAAAACATCACAAAATTACCGATGTACAAACGTGCTCAAAAAGGTGTTGGTTACCTTGCTCAGGAACCTTCTGTGTTCAGAGGATTAACTGTAGAAGAAAATATTATGTTACCTCTAGAAATGGAAAAAATTTCTAAAGAGGAAAAGAAACAAAGAGTTGAGACTTTATTAAATGAATTTTCTTTAACTCATGTAAGAGATAACTTAGGTATGTCTCTTTCTGGTGGGGAAAGAAGAAGAACTGAAATTGCTAGAACTTTATCTACTAACCCAAGTTTTGTTTTACTCGATGAACCTTTTGCAGGCGTAGATCCTATTGCTGTTGAAGAAATTCAGAGAATAGTTTACAACTTAAAAAAGAAAAATATTGGTATCTTAATAACAGACCATAATGTAACTGAGACTTTATCTATTACAGATAGAGTTTATATTTTACAAAGTGGTGTAGTATTTAGAGATGGCACTCCAGAACAGCTTATTAATGATGTAGAAGTACGAAAAGCTTACTTTGGTGAATATGCTGAATATAAGAAAAAAGATTTTTCTGAGTAG
- a CDS encoding NADH-quinone oxidoreductase subunit J family protein produces the protein MIEIVFYFLMLVIFISSVALFSSKNVIHNAAYLLFTLLSVAGLFVLSGSDFLAITQVMIYIGGVLVLLLFGVMYTKNTEKQGVQLGSARILTGVVLGLTSFSILAFGIMNEDLDQNYEIKAQGVTEVLGVHFMTNQILAFELTAVLLLVVLIGAVFVAGLKKTTEKH, from the coding sequence ATGATAGAAATAGTGTTTTATTTTTTAATGCTTGTAATATTTATATCATCAGTAGCATTATTTAGTTCTAAGAATGTTATTCATAACGCAGCCTATTTATTATTTACATTATTAAGTGTTGCAGGGTTATTTGTTTTATCAGGGAGTGATTTTTTAGCAATAACTCAAGTAATGATTTATATAGGAGGTGTTTTAGTTCTTTTACTTTTTGGTGTAATGTATACTAAAAACACCGAAAAACAAGGTGTTCAATTAGGTTCTGCTAGAATTCTAACGGGTGTCGTTTTAGGGTTGACCTCATTTAGTATATTAGCATTTGGTATTATGAACGAAGATTTAGATCAAAACTATGAGATTAAAGCTCAAGGGGTAACTGAAGTTTTAGGCGTTCATTTTATGACAAATCAAATTCTAGCTTTTGAATTAACAGCCGTTTTATTATTGGTTGTTTTGATAGGGGCAGTATTTGTTGCTGGGTTAAAAAAAACTACAGAAAAGCATTAA
- the scpB gene encoding SMC-Scp complex subunit ScpB, producing the protein MSSFLMEDLQRQIEAMIFVAVEPISIDEIEATINELDEEVQIDKTQIEESLVYLTKKYNSKSHSFELVKNGEGYNFLTKKKYREVVNLMLKNRSKRRLSKSALETLSIIAYRQPITKGEIEKIRGVGSDYAMKKLLQRELVKMKGKSDAIGRPMLYGTTDKFLEYFGISSLKDLPSPKEFSEEDLGDGPDDDVLQNQEIKKAENS; encoded by the coding sequence GTGTCTTCTTTTTTAATGGAAGATTTACAAAGACAAATAGAAGCAATGATTTTTGTTGCTGTTGAACCTATATCAATTGATGAAATAGAAGCTACTATAAATGAGTTAGATGAAGAAGTTCAAATTGACAAGACGCAAATTGAAGAAAGCCTTGTTTATTTAACTAAAAAATACAATTCAAAAAGTCATTCTTTTGAATTAGTAAAAAATGGTGAAGGATATAATTTTTTAACGAAAAAGAAATATAGAGAAGTAGTAAATTTAATGTTGAAAAACCGTTCTAAAAGAAGGTTATCAAAATCAGCCTTAGAGACACTTTCTATTATTGCTTACAGGCAACCAATTACTAAAGGAGAAATTGAAAAAATAAGAGGGGTAGGTAGTGATTACGCTATGAAAAAGCTTCTACAACGGGAATTAGTTAAAATGAAAGGGAAGTCTGATGCAATTGGAAGACCTATGCTTTATGGAACAACTGATAAGTTTTTAGAATATTTTGGTATTTCATCATTAAAAGATTTGCCATCACCTAAAGAGTTTTCAGAAGAGGACCTAGGAGATGGACCAGATGATGATGTTCTTCAAAATCAAGAAATAAAAAAAGCAGAAAATAGTTAA
- a CDS encoding DUF4178 domain-containing protein, whose translation MLKNIRKVIKRYFWPTLTSNKIMLNSNVRVESLSPPQKNSFFMELQKQVKGITYTRKGLIALNIIGFVFHWEILPLITIGTLGYLFFVSKNISKIPEKIYNKLDIQIPYAKKTKKNLLKRDFNYDPSKITVEDLQIGFLLDYNLQTYKVVEHFQYVTEDNEFEEKLVLITGIDERFIFKKYNANNPFIRSTQKINIFSIDENLDTEILLKQRPKSIINFKGINYYRDEEAKGSIHSFKSNTIENRFKKWDYFDDSRLLYICIEQIDTNKFVAYQGKIEGEIAFSEILPQK comes from the coding sequence ATGTTGAAAAATATTAGAAAAGTGATAAAAAGATATTTTTGGCCTACACTAACATCAAATAAAATTATGCTAAATAGTAATGTTAGAGTAGAATCACTTTCACCTCCACAGAAAAACTCTTTTTTTATGGAGTTACAAAAACAGGTTAAAGGAATTACCTATACACGAAAAGGGTTAATTGCTTTAAATATAATAGGCTTTGTATTTCATTGGGAAATTTTACCTTTAATTACAATTGGTACTCTGGGTTATCTATTTTTTGTGAGTAAAAACATTTCAAAAATTCCAGAGAAAATTTACAATAAATTAGATATACAAATTCCATATGCTAAAAAGACCAAGAAGAATCTATTAAAAAGAGACTTCAACTATGATCCTTCTAAAATTACAGTAGAAGATCTTCAAATTGGTTTCTTGTTAGATTACAATTTACAAACTTATAAAGTAGTAGAACATTTTCAGTACGTAACTGAAGACAATGAGTTTGAGGAAAAGCTAGTTTTGATTACGGGTATTGACGAACGTTTTATATTCAAAAAATACAATGCAAACAATCCATTTATACGTTCGACTCAAAAAATTAATATCTTTTCTATAGACGAGAATTTAGACACTGAGATTTTATTAAAACAAAGACCAAAATCAATTATAAATTTTAAAGGAATTAATTATTACAGAGACGAAGAAGCTAAAGGAAGTATTCATTCTTTTAAATCAAATACGATTGAAAATAGATTTAAAAAATGGGATTATTTTGATGATTCTCGTTTATTATATATTTGTATTGAACAGATAGACACCAATAAGTTTGTAGCTTATCAAGGAAAAATTGAAGGTGAAATTGCATTTTCAGAGATTTTACCCCAGAAATGA